Proteins from a single region of Pseudopedobacter saltans DSM 12145:
- the pdxA gene encoding 4-hydroxythreonine-4-phosphate dehydrogenase PdxA: protein MSRNLKVGISIGDINGIGLEVIIKTLSDSEIYKYCTPIVYGHTKVASFHRKAAGINEFVFQVINDAESAQAGKPNMINCWEEDVKIDLGVSNETGGKYALLSLQRATDDLVSRKIDALITAPINKHNIQSEDFKFPGHTEYIQERANGKDSLMFLISEDLKVGVVTGHVPVKDIVKGVTKEAIVSKLKLMNESLKKDFWVEKPKIAVLGLNPHAGDNGLLGSEELEIISPAIEEAFNEGILAFGPFPADGFFGNQSYAKFDAILAMYHDQGLIPFKAASFNRGINFTAGLDVVRTSPDHGTGYDIAGKNMASPTSFREALFLALHIVRQRREQEELMSNPLLFSKMSKDRD from the coding sequence ATGAGCAGAAACTTAAAAGTTGGTATATCTATAGGAGATATCAATGGTATTGGCTTAGAAGTGATTATTAAAACGCTTAGCGATTCGGAGATATATAAATATTGTACCCCAATTGTTTATGGCCATACAAAAGTGGCCTCTTTTCATAGAAAAGCTGCGGGAATAAATGAATTTGTGTTTCAGGTAATTAATGATGCCGAAAGTGCTCAGGCAGGGAAACCCAATATGATTAATTGTTGGGAAGAAGATGTGAAGATAGATCTGGGTGTTTCCAATGAAACCGGAGGGAAGTACGCATTGTTGTCGTTGCAAAGAGCTACTGACGATTTGGTTTCCCGAAAAATTGATGCATTAATAACTGCGCCAATTAACAAGCATAATATACAAAGCGAAGACTTTAAATTTCCCGGACATACAGAATACATTCAGGAAAGAGCAAATGGCAAGGACTCTTTAATGTTTTTGATAAGTGAAGATTTAAAGGTGGGGGTTGTTACAGGTCATGTGCCGGTTAAAGATATTGTTAAGGGTGTAACCAAGGAAGCCATCGTTTCGAAACTTAAATTGATGAATGAATCTTTGAAAAAAGATTTTTGGGTAGAGAAGCCGAAAATAGCCGTTTTAGGTCTTAATCCACATGCCGGGGATAATGGTCTTTTGGGGTCGGAGGAATTGGAAATTATAAGTCCGGCAATAGAAGAAGCATTCAACGAAGGAATTCTGGCATTTGGTCCTTTTCCTGCAGATGGATTCTTTGGAAACCAGTCTTATGCGAAATTTGATGCCATATTGGCAATGTATCACGATCAGGGATTAATTCCATTTAAAGCAGCTAGTTTTAATAGGGGAATAAACTTTACGGCAGGATTGGATGTTGTGAGAACTTCTCCCGACCATGGTACAGGATATGATATTGCGGGCAAAAATATGGCATCACCAACATCTTTCAGAGAAGCGCTTTTTTTAGCGCTGCATATAGTAAGACAAAGGAGAGAGCAGGAAGAGTTGATGAGTAATCCGCTGCTTTTCTCCAAAATGAGTAAAGATAGAGACTAA
- a CDS encoding YceD family protein, whose product MKSLKQYSVPHTGLKLGKHQFSFDVDKAFFDEFEYSLVKEGKVKVDLVLDKQETMLILDFKLQGQVYLTCDRCLSEYPQHIEGEDRLIAKFSEDKELEDDSEEVVVLTKNDSEINVSEFIYEMITLSLPYINLCDAPGNTSACDEEMIAKLKELSAEEEENNNTDPRWDALKSIKNN is encoded by the coding sequence TTGAAATCGTTAAAGCAATATTCGGTACCTCACACAGGTTTAAAGCTTGGGAAGCATCAATTTAGTTTTGATGTAGACAAGGCTTTCTTCGATGAGTTTGAGTATTCTCTGGTAAAGGAAGGGAAGGTAAAAGTAGATCTTGTTTTAGATAAACAAGAGACTATGTTGATATTGGATTTTAAGCTGCAGGGGCAAGTTTATTTAACTTGCGACCGTTGTTTGTCTGAGTATCCGCAACATATAGAAGGGGAAGATAGACTGATAGCTAAGTTCTCTGAAGATAAAGAATTGGAGGATGATTCGGAGGAAGTTGTTGTTTTGACTAAAAATGATTCCGAAATAAATGTTTCGGAGTTCATTTATGAAATGATAACTTTGTCCCTGCCTTATATCAATTTATGTGATGCACCAGGCAATACATCAGCTTGTGATGAGGAAATGATAGCGAAGCTAAAAGAGCTTTCAGCTGAAGAAGAAGAAAATAACAATACGGACCCTCGTTGGGACGCGTTGAAAAGTATAAAGAATAATTAA
- the rpmF gene encoding 50S ribosomal protein L32, with protein MAHPKRKTSKARRDKRRTHYKAEAPALWVCKETGAVHLPHRAYNVDGNLYYKGKLIIENTAIA; from the coding sequence ATGGCACATCCAAAGCGCAAAACATCAAAAGCGAGAAGAGATAAGAGAAGAACTCATTATAAAGCGGAAGCTCCAGCTTTATGGGTTTGCAAAGAAACCGGTGCGGTACATTTACCACACAGAGCTTATAACGTTGATGGTAACCTTTACTACAAAGGGAAACTTATCATTGAAAACACAGCTATAGCATAA
- the plsX gene encoding phosphate acyltransferase PlsX: protein MKIGLDIMGGDYAPKATVLGAIEAHSQLKNNQHLVLVGDKDQIIPILQDQNFNPDHFEYIHTTEVIGMGEHPTKAIVQKPNSSISVGFQLLKTGDLDSFASAGNTGAMLVGSMFSVKAIPGVIRPAIASIAPQLAGGYGILLDVGANADCKPDNLLQFGILGSLYIEHIYGVKNGKVGLMNIGEEEEKGNLLAQAAYTMMKETSLINFIGNIEGRDLFNNTADVIVCDGFTGNVMLKLAESFYVITRKKGFKDEFFDRLNYEEIGGSPILGINAPAVIGHGVSSPKAIKNMVLMSRDMVETNLIEKFKAAFN, encoded by the coding sequence ATGAAAATTGGCTTAGATATTATGGGAGGTGATTATGCTCCTAAAGCTACCGTACTAGGTGCTATAGAAGCTCACTCTCAACTAAAAAATAACCAACACCTGGTTCTCGTAGGAGATAAAGACCAAATTATTCCTATTCTACAAGACCAAAACTTCAACCCAGATCATTTCGAATATATACATACTACAGAAGTAATAGGTATGGGCGAACACCCGACAAAGGCCATCGTTCAGAAACCAAATTCCAGTATATCTGTAGGTTTCCAATTGTTAAAAACAGGAGATCTGGATTCCTTTGCATCTGCAGGAAATACTGGAGCAATGCTTGTTGGATCAATGTTCAGTGTAAAAGCAATTCCGGGAGTTATTAGACCGGCTATTGCCTCGATAGCCCCGCAACTTGCAGGTGGCTACGGTATTTTGCTTGATGTTGGTGCAAATGCAGATTGTAAACCAGATAATCTATTGCAATTTGGAATTCTGGGAAGTCTATATATAGAGCACATATATGGTGTTAAAAATGGCAAGGTTGGGTTAATGAATATAGGCGAAGAAGAAGAAAAAGGTAATTTGCTGGCTCAGGCCGCTTATACCATGATGAAAGAAACCAGCCTGATTAATTTTATTGGAAATATAGAAGGTAGAGACCTTTTTAATAATACAGCAGATGTAATTGTTTGCGATGGTTTTACTGGAAATGTTATGCTGAAATTGGCAGAATCATTTTATGTAATCACACGCAAAAAAGGTTTTAAAGACGAATTTTTCGATCGCTTGAATTACGAGGAAATCGGAGGTAGCCCAATATTGGGAATTAACGCTCCGGCTGTAATCGGACACGGGGTTTCTTCGCCAAAAGCGATAAAAAATATGGTTTTAATGTCGAGAGATATGGTGGAAACCAATCTTATTGAGAAATTTAAAGCTGCTTTTAATTAA
- a CDS encoding beta-ketoacyl-ACP synthase III, whose amino-acid sequence MNKIHAAITAVHGYVPDYVLTNHELEKMVETNDEWIVSRTGIKERRILKDVTQATSDLAVPAVEGLLKKRGISAEEIDLIIFCTSTPDMLFPATANILADKVGAKNAWGYDLQAACSGFIYGLTTGAQFIESGHHKKVLVVGGDTMSRVINYEDRATCILFGDGCGCALLEPNEEGLGIQDAILKSDGGGKDYLNIRGGGSLHPATHETVDQKLHYAFQEGQTVFKFAVTNMANVAAEIMEKNNLTADDIKWLIPHQANKRIIDATANRMGIGPEKVAINIEKYGNTTNGTIPLCLWDWESKLKKGDNLILAAFGGGFTWGSVYLKWAYDGNKS is encoded by the coding sequence ATGAATAAAATTCATGCTGCTATTACAGCAGTACATGGTTATGTTCCAGATTACGTTTTAACCAATCACGAGTTAGAGAAAATGGTTGAAACCAATGATGAGTGGATTGTGTCCCGTACAGGAATTAAGGAAAGACGGATATTAAAAGATGTTACGCAGGCGACTTCTGATTTGGCTGTTCCTGCAGTAGAAGGCTTGCTTAAAAAAAGAGGAATATCTGCGGAAGAGATAGATTTAATAATTTTCTGTACATCCACACCGGATATGTTATTTCCGGCAACAGCAAATATTCTTGCAGACAAGGTGGGTGCAAAAAATGCTTGGGGATATGATTTACAAGCGGCGTGTTCTGGTTTTATTTATGGACTTACAACAGGTGCTCAGTTTATAGAATCCGGTCATCACAAAAAAGTGTTGGTAGTAGGTGGCGACACAATGTCTCGTGTAATTAATTATGAAGACAGGGCTACTTGTATTTTATTTGGTGACGGTTGCGGTTGCGCATTGTTAGAACCAAACGAGGAAGGTCTTGGAATACAAGATGCGATCCTTAAAAGTGATGGTGGAGGCAAGGACTATTTGAATATCCGTGGAGGAGGTTCATTACATCCGGCAACTCACGAGACGGTGGACCAAAAGCTTCACTACGCATTTCAGGAAGGCCAAACCGTGTTTAAATTTGCAGTTACCAATATGGCAAATGTTGCAGCAGAGATTATGGAAAAAAATAATCTTACAGCTGACGATATAAAGTGGTTAATTCCGCATCAGGCCAATAAAAGAATTATAGACGCAACTGCAAACAGAATGGGAATAGGCCCCGAAAAAGTGGCAATTAATATTGAGAAGTACGGTAATACAACAAACGGTACTATTCCGTTATGCTTGTGGGACTGGGAAAGCAAACTGAAAAAAGGAGATAACCTTATTTTAGCGGCTTTCGGTGGAGGTTTTACCTGGGGTTCCGTTTACCTTAAGTGGGCTTACGACGGTAACAAATCATAA
- the accB gene encoding acetyl-CoA carboxylase biotin carboxyl carrier protein has product MGMDIKQIQDLIKFVAKSGVNEVSIEEEDFKITIKTNQEPTYVAAPAPQVIQASVPATAPVAPVSAPQAPAAAAQPATDNNNYITIKSPMIGTFYRSSSPDKPSFVNVGDEISAGKVLCIVEAMKLFNEIESEVSGRIVKVLVDNAQPVEYDQPLFLVEPI; this is encoded by the coding sequence ATGGGAATGGACATCAAACAAATTCAAGATCTGATTAAGTTTGTAGCTAAATCGGGAGTGAATGAAGTCTCAATTGAAGAAGAGGATTTTAAGATTACTATAAAAACAAACCAGGAGCCTACTTACGTAGCAGCTCCGGCACCTCAAGTTATTCAAGCTTCGGTACCAGCAACGGCACCTGTTGCGCCAGTTTCTGCTCCGCAAGCACCTGCTGCTGCAGCTCAGCCTGCGACAGACAATAACAACTATATTACTATCAAATCTCCAATGATTGGTACTTTTTACCGTTCATCTTCTCCGGATAAGCCATCTTTTGTAAACGTTGGTGATGAGATTTCTGCTGGAAAAGTGCTTTGTATCGTAGAGGCAATGAAACTTTTCAACGAAATCGAATCAGAAGTATCAGGAAGAATAGTAAAAGTTTTGGTGGATAATGCTCAACCAGTTGAGTACGATCAACCTTTATTCTTGGTAGAACCAATCTAA
- the accC gene encoding acetyl-CoA carboxylase biotin carboxylase subunit: MFKKILIANRGEIALRIIRTCKEMGIKTVAVYSTADRDSLHVRFADEAVCIGPPPSRDSYLNIPNIISAAEVTNADAIHPGYGFLSENAKFSAICQEYGIKFIGATADQINAMGDKASAKATMKIAGVPTIPGSEGLLTSVKEGIELANKIGYPIILKATAGGGGRGMRVVWKDEDFENAWDSARQESGAAFGNDGLYMEKYIEDPRHIEIQVIGDQFGTACHLSERDCSIQRRHQKLVEEAPSPFMTDELRQRMGEAAIKGAVAVKYEGAGTIEFLVDKHRNFYFMEMNTRIQVEHPVTEEVINFDLIKEQIKVAAGIPISGKSYTPNMHAIECRINAEDPFNNFRPSPGKITHFHSPGGHGVRVDTHVYAGYTIPPNYDSMIAKLICVAQTREEAISTMERALSEFVIEGIKTTIPFHLRLMKDPNFRAGNFTTKFMESFDLSE; encoded by the coding sequence ATGTTTAAGAAAATATTAATTGCAAACAGGGGCGAAATTGCGTTACGTATTATACGTACATGTAAAGAGATGGGGATTAAAACTGTTGCGGTGTATTCTACCGCCGATAGAGATAGTTTACATGTAAGATTTGCAGATGAAGCCGTTTGTATTGGACCTCCGCCAAGTAGAGATTCTTATTTGAATATCCCAAATATTATTTCTGCTGCGGAAGTGACTAATGCAGATGCTATTCACCCAGGATATGGATTCTTGTCTGAGAATGCGAAGTTTTCCGCAATCTGTCAGGAATATGGAATCAAATTTATAGGAGCTACTGCTGATCAAATTAATGCGATGGGCGATAAAGCTTCAGCGAAAGCGACAATGAAAATAGCTGGAGTTCCAACAATACCGGGTTCAGAAGGGCTTTTGACAAGCGTTAAAGAAGGTATTGAATTAGCAAATAAAATAGGGTATCCAATTATCCTGAAAGCAACTGCCGGAGGTGGTGGGCGTGGTATGCGTGTGGTTTGGAAAGACGAAGATTTTGAAAATGCATGGGACAGTGCCCGTCAGGAATCTGGAGCAGCGTTTGGCAACGATGGTCTTTATATGGAGAAATATATCGAAGACCCAAGACATATCGAAATCCAGGTTATAGGTGACCAATTCGGGACAGCCTGCCATTTATCAGAAAGAGATTGTTCCATCCAGCGTCGTCACCAAAAATTAGTAGAAGAAGCACCTTCTCCTTTTATGACTGATGAACTAAGACAACGAATGGGAGAAGCTGCTATTAAAGGAGCTGTGGCTGTTAAATATGAAGGAGCGGGAACTATAGAGTTCCTGGTGGATAAGCATCGCAATTTCTATTTCATGGAGATGAATACGCGTATCCAGGTAGAGCACCCGGTAACAGAAGAGGTTATTAATTTTGACCTGATTAAAGAACAAATTAAAGTTGCGGCTGGTATCCCTATTTCGGGAAAATCTTATACGCCTAATATGCATGCTATCGAGTGTCGTATCAATGCGGAAGATCCTTTCAATAACTTTAGACCTTCTCCAGGTAAAATTACACATTTCCACTCACCGGGTGGACATGGGGTAAGGGTAGACACTCATGTTTACGCAGGTTATACTATCCCGCCTAATTACGATTCTATGATTGCTAAACTAATCTGTGTTGCACAAACCAGGGAAGAAGCTATCAGTACAATGGAGAGAGCGTTGAGTGAGTTTGTGATTGAGGGAATTAAAACAACTATACCGTTTCATTTAAGGTTAATGAAGGATCCTAACTTCAGAGCTGGTAATTTTACCACCAAGTTTATGGAAAGCTTCGACTTATCTGAATAG
- the tatC gene encoding twin-arginine translocase subunit TatC, with protein sequence MKEKKSLVDAIKQKGKNLEAEMSFFDHLEILRWHLLRSAVAIIIFTILSFVFYDFIFDTIIMGPKKPDFWTYRMMCKIGSYFDMGPDFCIKEIPGKIINTELAGQFTLQLNSSLLTGVVLGFPYLLWELWRFVKPALHDNERQSASGFVLYATLLFILGIAFGYFLVAPLSVNFLSNYTVSNVIENTITVDSYLSTVATLTLGTGVVFELPIIIYILSKLGIMTPQFMREKRRYAIVLILITAAIVTPTPDILTMLTVSFPLFMLYELSIGVSKNVQKKKEKEEQEFYSN encoded by the coding sequence ATGAAAGAGAAGAAAAGTCTTGTCGACGCAATTAAACAAAAGGGAAAAAACTTAGAGGCAGAAATGTCTTTTTTTGATCATCTTGAGATATTAAGATGGCATTTACTCCGCTCGGCAGTCGCTATTATTATTTTTACTATCCTGTCCTTTGTTTTTTACGATTTTATTTTTGATACCATTATTATGGGGCCGAAGAAGCCAGATTTCTGGACCTATAGAATGATGTGTAAAATTGGTTCATATTTCGATATGGGGCCGGACTTTTGTATAAAGGAAATTCCAGGTAAAATTATCAATACTGAATTGGCCGGACAGTTCACTCTGCAGCTCAATTCCTCATTGCTAACAGGTGTTGTCCTGGGCTTTCCATATTTGCTATGGGAGTTATGGAGATTTGTTAAACCTGCATTACATGATAATGAAAGACAATCGGCAAGTGGCTTTGTGCTTTATGCAACATTGTTGTTTATTCTGGGTATTGCCTTTGGTTACTTTTTGGTGGCGCCTTTGTCTGTCAATTTTCTCTCCAATTACACTGTATCTAACGTTATAGAAAATACAATAACTGTAGATTCCTATCTGTCAACAGTAGCAACATTGACATTGGGAACCGGCGTAGTTTTTGAGCTACCAATAATCATTTACATTTTATCAAAGCTTGGCATTATGACTCCTCAGTTTATGAGGGAGAAACGTCGTTATGCTATTGTTCTGATTCTAATAACAGCAGCAATCGTCACACCAACACCAGACATTTTAACAATGTTAACGGTTAGTTTTCCTTTGTTTATGCTGTATGAATTGAGTATAGGAGTTTCGAAAAATGTACAGAAGAAAAAGGAAAAAGAAGAACAAGAGTTTTATTCTAACTAA
- the rpiB gene encoding ribose 5-phosphate isomerase B has protein sequence MEKIKIAIGADHAGFDYKQILIPYLQGKEEISEVKDFGTHSKDSVDYPDFAHPVASAVENGEFDLGILICGSANGVAITANKHQGIRAAICWEKQLAVLAKSHNNANILCIPERFISQETAMEIVDAFLETPFEGGRHANRVGKIACSC, from the coding sequence ATGGAAAAAATTAAAATAGCAATAGGGGCTGACCATGCAGGATTTGATTACAAGCAAATCCTTATCCCTTATTTGCAGGGTAAAGAAGAGATATCAGAGGTAAAGGATTTTGGTACACATTCCAAAGATTCTGTAGACTATCCGGATTTTGCTCATCCGGTAGCTTCTGCAGTTGAAAACGGAGAATTTGATTTGGGAATATTAATCTGTGGAAGTGCGAATGGTGTAGCAATAACGGCAAACAAACATCAGGGAATCAGAGCCGCAATTTGCTGGGAAAAACAATTGGCGGTTTTGGCGAAATCGCATAACAATGCAAATATTCTTTGTATACCAGAGCGTTTTATTTCTCAGGAAACAGCTATGGAGATAGTAGACGCTTTCCTCGAAACTCCCTTTGAAGGTGGAAGACATGCTAATAGGGTCGGAAAGATAGCTTGTAGCTGTTAA
- a CDS encoding zinc ribbon domain-containing protein: protein MEQTVEQKLEALYELQTIHTKIDRIRQTRGELPMEVADLEDEVAGLETRIQKIKNELDDLEDSIVNRKNMIKDSQALIKKYEGQQDNVKNNREFDALSKEIEIQGLEIQVCEKKIREHEYEIRTKSDIYEKAVQNLEERKGDLAAKKVELETITSETQKEEEVLVADAEKYNEKIEERLLTAYNRLRKNYKNGLAVVTIERDSCSGCFNKIPPQRQSDIRQRKKIIVCEHCGRILVDETMAEDIKSHIG from the coding sequence ATGGAACAAACCGTAGAACAAAAGCTTGAAGCTTTATACGAACTGCAAACAATTCATACAAAGATTGACAGAATTCGCCAAACAAGAGGTGAACTTCCTATGGAGGTTGCTGATTTAGAAGACGAAGTTGCTGGTCTTGAAACTCGTATACAAAAAATCAAAAACGAATTGGATGATTTAGAAGATTCAATCGTTAATCGTAAAAATATGATCAAAGATTCACAAGCTTTGATTAAGAAATACGAAGGTCAGCAAGACAACGTTAAAAACAACCGCGAATTCGATGCTCTTTCAAAAGAAATTGAAATTCAAGGTTTAGAAATTCAGGTTTGCGAAAAGAAAATCAGAGAGCATGAATATGAGATAAGAACAAAATCTGATATTTATGAAAAAGCTGTTCAAAATCTTGAAGAAAGAAAAGGTGATTTAGCTGCTAAAAAGGTTGAGCTGGAGACGATCACATCTGAAACTCAAAAAGAAGAAGAAGTTCTTGTAGCTGACGCCGAAAAATACAACGAGAAAATTGAGGAAAGATTATTGACTGCTTATAACCGCTTGAGAAAAAATTACAAAAACGGTTTGGCTGTGGTTACAATCGAAAGAGATTCTTGTTCAGGATGTTTTAACAAAATCCCCCCTCAAAGACAATCTGATATCCGTCAACGTAAAAAAATCATTGTTTGTGAGCATTGCGGACGTATTTTAGTTGATGAAACGATGGCTGAAGATATAAAATCTCACATAGGATAA
- a CDS encoding Nif3-like dinuclear metal center hexameric protein: MRIKDLTNYLEEIAPLSYQESYDNAGLIVGDPNKEISSALICLDCIESVVDEAIANGIDLIIAHHPIVFKGLKKINGKDYVERVIIKAIKHDISIYAIHTNLDHVSVGVSKRICDKLGLVNTQVLAPKDNLLKKLVTFVPQSHKEQVKDAIFLAGAGKIGNYSECSFEVNGQGNFKANENAEPFVGEKNKRHTENETRVEFIYPAALEKAIISALFKSHPYEEIAYDIYALSISYSEVGAGMIGELTEPMDETDVLNLIKSNMKADVVRHTALLGKKIRKVAVCGGAGSFLLKQAIGSGADIFVSADFKYHEFFDANGKIIIADIGHFESEQFTQDLLLEIIQKKFPNFALRLTVQNTNPIKYLS, from the coding sequence ATGAGGATAAAAGATTTAACAAATTATCTCGAAGAAATTGCTCCGCTGTCTTATCAGGAATCTTATGATAATGCGGGGCTTATTGTTGGCGATCCTAACAAAGAAATATCCAGTGCTTTAATTTGTTTGGATTGTATAGAATCTGTTGTAGACGAAGCGATTGCGAATGGTATCGACTTAATCATCGCCCATCATCCTATTGTTTTTAAAGGATTGAAAAAGATAAATGGGAAAGATTATGTAGAAAGAGTGATTATCAAGGCTATAAAACACGATATCTCCATTTATGCAATTCACACAAATTTAGATCACGTTAGTGTAGGTGTAAGTAAAAGGATTTGCGACAAACTTGGTTTGGTAAATACTCAGGTCCTGGCGCCGAAAGACAATTTATTAAAAAAACTGGTGACCTTTGTACCACAAAGTCATAAAGAACAGGTGAAAGATGCTATCTTTCTAGCCGGAGCAGGAAAAATTGGAAATTATAGCGAATGCAGTTTTGAAGTAAACGGACAAGGGAACTTTAAAGCAAATGAGAATGCAGAGCCTTTTGTAGGCGAGAAGAATAAGCGCCATACCGAGAATGAAACAAGAGTAGAATTCATATATCCTGCTGCTTTAGAAAAAGCAATTATAAGTGCGCTGTTCAAAAGCCATCCCTACGAAGAGATTGCTTATGACATATATGCTTTAAGCATCTCCTATTCGGAAGTTGGAGCTGGTATGATTGGAGAATTGACTGAACCAATGGATGAAACCGATGTCTTAAATTTGATTAAATCAAACATGAAAGCTGACGTAGTCAGGCATACTGCACTATTAGGAAAAAAAATACGGAAAGTGGCGGTTTGTGGCGGTGCCGGAAGTTTTCTATTGAAACAGGCAATTGGCTCTGGTGCAGATATTTTTGTATCTGCAGATTTTAAATATCATGAGTTTTTTGATGCCAACGGAAAAATAATCATTGCAGACATTGGACATTTTGAAAGTGAACAATTTACACAAGATTTGTTATTGGAAATAATTCAAAAAAAATTTCCTAACTTTGCCCTCCGTTTAACTGTACAGAATACGAACCCAATAAAATATTTGTCCTAA
- a CDS encoding TM2 domain-containing protein, translated as MINDNFFYLANVTDQELVFLREITKDMTEEQRKGFSVVYNGKRRDPQHILLFTLLGFFGASGIQRFLTNQIGLGILYFLTVGLCFIGTIVDLINYKSIANEYNYKMALESARFISL; from the coding sequence ATGATAAACGATAATTTTTTCTACCTGGCAAATGTAACCGATCAGGAATTGGTTTTCTTAAGAGAAATCACAAAAGACATGACGGAAGAACAGAGAAAAGGCTTTTCCGTTGTTTATAATGGAAAAAGGAGGGATCCTCAACATATTTTATTGTTTACTCTTTTAGGTTTCTTTGGTGCTTCCGGAATACAGCGCTTCTTAACCAATCAGATTGGATTGGGGATTCTGTATTTTCTAACTGTAGGGCTTTGCTTTATCGGAACAATTGTAGACCTGATAAACTATAAAAGCATTGCAAACGAATACAATTATAAAATGGCATTGGAGAGCGCCAGATTCATATCTCTTTAA
- a CDS encoding DUF2752 domain-containing protein → MNKKIPLELIFFSVALVLLYFLDASQQHESLCPLNRLGFSFCPGCGLGRSIHFFMHGEFNKSFQFHPLGFFAFFVITYRIYSLTRKTFINKI, encoded by the coding sequence ATGAACAAAAAGATACCTCTGGAACTTATTTTCTTTTCGGTAGCGCTGGTACTTCTATATTTTCTGGATGCTTCGCAACAACACGAGTCTTTATGCCCTCTAAATAGGCTGGGATTTAGCTTTTGCCCGGGTTGTGGCCTCGGGCGCTCCATACATTTTTTTATGCATGGCGAGTTTAATAAGTCTTTCCAATTTCATCCTTTAGGTTTTTTCGCATTTTTTGTAATAACATACCGGATTTATAGTCTAACCAGAAAAACATTCATTAATAAAATTTAG
- a CDS encoding DUF4199 domain-containing protein — protein MKNALKYGLLLALLSGLWILVMHLLGFTPDYYKNSWIELTSIPIPFIGLYFGIRAFRHEHGHLISFFECLVEGFKILVIGAVISGAISFLYLTKFSELNTTDYMQRIFGGLIIGIIANLASSLLLMTTPKHL, from the coding sequence ATGAAAAATGCATTGAAATACGGGCTTTTATTAGCGTTGCTTTCTGGCTTATGGATTTTGGTTATGCACTTATTGGGTTTTACGCCTGATTATTATAAAAACAGCTGGATAGAATTGACTTCTATTCCTATCCCTTTTATCGGACTGTATTTTGGAATCAGAGCTTTTAGGCATGAACATGGCCATTTGATATCATTTTTTGAATGTCTTGTAGAAGGCTTTAAAATATTGGTAATTGGAGCTGTTATAAGCGGAGCTATAAGCTTTTTATATCTCACAAAATTTTCGGAGTTGAATACTACAGATTATATGCAACGCATATTTGGGGGCTTAATTATTGGAATCATTGCCAATTTAGCGAGTTCACTTTTGTTAATGACAACACCTAAACATCTTTAA